In Oryzias latipes chromosome 19, ASM223467v1, the genomic stretch AAACAGTTGAAAGACTGCAGATATCACAAGTTGAATTCaaaattttgacagattttctagCGCAGTGTACCATAGAAAATCAATTTGAGGTCACTGAGCACAACCAGGAGTCATACTTGAGGTGCATTATAAGCCAGATTTTCTATATTTGAACAAATCTGAGGATTTTAAATGCGCCTCATGgttcaaaaaacatgtttaagggTCACTTACTTAGCACTGATTTAATTTTGGTTAGTtagatttacacatttttggcTGAAATGCACCACAAActgtaaaacaaactttttttgtttctatttttttgtcactgttgaAACCACCATAAaactacatttgctgcattgagatgatcctatgtggcacagggtgtcttttattttgaaaggaagtcatacaaacctctgtcaaaagttatacTGTTTCATATtgaaggaaaaaatatatattttcttcttgCGTTCAGGTTTTATTTGtgccaaaaacacatcaaaaatatgtattattataacaaaagaaatagaaattGGTGTCTTATTATTCTAAAGCAGGGCTGTCAAACtcttttcactgagggccacatcagcgtagtggttgtcctcaaagacCCAGACGTAACTTATTCATgtatgttaaataactcatttatttatttaatataactttttgaagtgacaattacagttgcatagaaaatatatgtttgcttgtttacTCTAGCATTAATCCTTTTAAATTGATTCTGTCatgttaggttatatggacagtgtttaagtcctaatgcaTAGTTGCCCAATTTGATATTTTAAGTctaattccccctagatatgaataaatacacaccagcttttattttaagaaattaaaaacttttattctcTTCCGGGCCACATTTgacccgcgggccttgagtttaaCACGTGTTCTAAAGGGTGAAGTTAGACTTTGTTGCTCCTACTGGGTTGTGGTCAGTAAGAAATCCACCCGAATGGTTCTTTAAGACCCCAGAACTAGAAAGTACTCAGAGATTTTCCTGACTCTTTTCAGGATTGAACTCATTGGAGTTTCCCACTTTACTACTCAGTGGTATGCAGTGATTGCTGCCACACATCAATGTAATTCCCAGTTGCGTTACTGATCATGACAATctaagacattttaaaatagaacTCGGGTTAACCAAACAATtgcatttctgcttttgtgaTTTTGAAATTGTGGCCATTTCAGAAAGTCCCAACATAACCTAAACTGCAGCAAAATTCTTTGTGTTGATGCTTGTGTAAGACCAACACTGGATTGTagttttttcattgactgtGGTATGAAAAGTGAAACTTAATTTTGACAGCTCTCATGTGTTTTGTCGCCCTGCAGGAGACCGATCTATGAGCAGTTCTCTGTCGGCATCTCAGCTCCACACTGTGAACATGAGGGACCCACTCAACCGAGTCCTGGGTGAGGCTCTTCTCTGCTGTTTATCAACCACTGCTCCAATAAAGATGTACTTCTAATCGCTcttaaaaaagttataaataaagagaaattcTAATTAGAGCTAGTCAAAATAGTGATTATACTTGAGGTATCTTGAAGTATTTACATTGttcatacagtggggcaaaagtGTAAGTCTGTAAGTCTTTACAAGGTTTTTACAAACTGTTGTTGATCTCCTCTAAAGCAGTGATGTTTGAGGCTGTCGCTgagcaacacagactttcaactctgaacaaagattttctatggggttgacttctagagactggctaggccacctCAGCACCttaaaaatgcttcttatgaagccactcctttgtgtgtttgggatcgttgtcatgctgaaagacccagctaCGCTTCATATTCAATGCCATTGCTGATGGAAGGTTTTCACTCAAGATCCGacgatacatggccccattcattctttcctttacacggatcagacttcctggtccctttgctgaaataCAGACCCAaggcatgatgtttccacccccatgttttacagtatttttggtgttctttggatgcaactcaacattttttcttttcttaccaaaaaattctattttggtttcatctgaccataggaaaGTCTTTCAATcttcttctggatcatccaaatgttctctagcaaactttagacgggacTGCACATGGACTGGCTTTAACAGGGGGAAACGTTTGGCtttgcaggatttgagtccctggctgtgtagtgtgttactggtGGTagtctttgttactttggtaccaGCTCTCTGCCGGTCATTCACTAGTTCCCCCaatgtggttctgggatttttgctcaccgttcttgtgatcattttgaccccacggggtgagactttgcagggagccccagatggagggagattatcagtggtcttttatgtcttccatttcctaatgtttgatttcttcacaccaagctgcttacctattgcagattcagtcatcccagtctggtgcaggtcaacaatttggtttctggtgtccttagacagctctttggtcttggccatagtggggTTTGAAGTGTGACTCTTTGAGGTTgtagacaggtgtcttttatatagatcagtgtttttcaaccttttttgagccacggcacactttgacCTTGAAAAAAaccccgcggcacaccagcatcccaaaaaaaaaaagaagcagaaactcagtctgttttgatctacagccccccccccccggcaatctgacgtgcatttttgtgataattgtggcagaaaaagcaggaagttgcagatgttttttctaaaagatgtaataaaagttaagttacatacaaactgtatgttcgttgtggtttcaagacgtgtaaGGACGACTtattgtacgctgaggcgctgtccctttaagctaatgcatcatgggagatgtagtgtaaaaactgccacaaaacggcagaaagactcgcgtctctgagcttcatggttttgttcacttgttccagtctgatacctgattctgtggaaagctacaccgctaaagacgagctttagctggtgtttttgttggaactgagtgagtttgagctaaattggaacaaggaagtgaatactttaaacacctctgattggtcagactgatgacatgtgattaagcctcaagaatgattggtggagtcgtggagacagtaaaagctgcgggacttttcagaaaacagttatagctgcagctaaatcgcgttaccgtcattcttataaaaatgtctttaatagaatcaaataaacacaaagaaaaaaatattttatgatctttcatattcctaactactcagtgttttatcaggacctgtttggatgaacaaagagttgatttcctggagacaggaaatgtttttagatcagtgaatgagggcaattttccacggcacacttgaccatctcccacggcacactagtgtgccgcggcacactggttgaaaaacaccgATATAGATAACAGTTCCAAcgggtgccattaatacaggtaaccagtagaggacagaggatcctcttacggaagaagttacaggtctgtgagagtcagaaatcttgcttgtttgttggtgaccaaatacttattttccaccacaatttacaaatacattatttaaaacagacgatgtgattttctggatttttttttttctcattttgtctgttATAGTTTAGGtctacctatgatgaaaattacaggcctctcatctttttaagtgggagaacttaaATATttgtggctgactaaatacttttttgcctcactgtacatgtgatcttcactgtttCATTTActatgaaacaaaatgaaactgaTCACTagttcctgctctgcagaactGTAATAATGACATTGTTTTTTACCATATTGCATAATAAATTTTGCATCATTTCCATTCAGTACAACATGGGAACTGACCGATATTAAGATAAAACAGGAATAGACAAACTTATTAgaaacacagaaatgaaattaaagTGTATTGGTTCATGACCTCTAAGGAGAATTTTAGGTCAGTAATTCAAGTGAAAGAAAATCTTacatatttaatgtttattttgtgtttaatgtttatttgtatttttttcccctcgatcataagctaaagaaaaaatgagGTTGTGACATTTCTTTTAATCTTAACGCCTCCTCTTGTTCTTAATACTTTGAATAATTACACTTTAGGGTGGTTAATCTGCTCTGATGCAAGGTTTACTGAAGTGTAATCagtaaaatattatttacaaaTACTTAGGATTGCCTTTGAAGTTTTTCATTCAAGTAAAAGGGATTTTGTTACTATAAAAACATCTACAACATGAGAAATGCCTTTACCTCTATGTGACTTAAACTCCACCGACACTGACGAAAATATGAAACAAGTctgccaaaaaataaacaactgttGTTTGCTCAATCGACCCAATACGACCAAAACAAATTCATGAAATTACTACAAAATTTTCCGTTCTTACTACTTCTAATTTTTCCCTATTTCAAGTGTCATccggggtttttttttaaattatttttacttttgttatttttatgtcattttttggtTCTTCTTTAgtgaattttgtcttttttattttaatcttttaatattttactatCAAGAATTATGCAAAATATGGTCTTTATTTCTCagttgaaaatgtatttctagCAGATTTTATtcccagtcttttttttttatgaaaatctcTAAAAACTGGCTCACAATATTGTTTGGGTATGTTCCTTTAGTTTGTTTGAATTACAGAAGCCTTGTTAaatcaatgtgtttttttttttttttgtctccctcATAATGTCTTTTATTGCATTATTTTAGGGGAAATATTCACATCACTGATGTATATCATGCACTGGGAcgatgttagaaaaaaaatattagaaaaggGAAATCAGCCTTGATTCTAAGATGGGGATGTTTTTAATATTAGTTATTAAATACAAATTATCCATagttgacaaaaaataaaggctTAGATCTTCAGAGCGGGGGGCTTTCATTGTCTGCAAGTTTTCTCATCATCCATTACTCAGTAAGggaaaaagtttgtgtttaaacTTTTGTTCCTTGTTTGAACTTGTTGGTTGTGCCTGCGTGACAGTCGCATCCGGAGACACTCTGAAgtccttttttgtcatttctggcAAGCTATTGCATCATgagcatcattttttaaaaggacaCTGTCATAATAACACAGTCTGGGGTAAAAGTCAAAAGAATCCTCTTCCTTCTCCTCTTTGCggatttgtaattaaaaaaaaaaaaaaaaacataaggcTAAAATTAGCCTAAGTTAAAGCAAAAACTGACTCATGGATGAGCAAATAAAGCCCTCCAATAGCTTCCCCTGGTGCTGAAACAACAGTCATTTTATCTATGACTTATCAGTCATGCTTGTTATTTAGAATGAGATCTACGCCTCTATTTCAAATCAGTCGGACATGTCCCTTCCTGAATATACTTAATGGAGCATAATCCACATAACATACACTTTTAAGCAGCAgtgtgtttttcaaaatatgcCTTCATTTTGGatttaatttggaaaaatgGTTGGGATTTAAGCAGTACTTGTTTAAAATTCCAAAAATGTCAATTAAAATACTGtactctatatatatatatatatatatatatatatatatatatatatatatatatatatatatatatatatatatatatatatatatatatatatatatatatatatatatatatatatatatattcaactACAATGTCAAATTGagtaaaaacctaaaactgCATAAAGAAAAGCAATTATGACCGCATGAAGATGAGTCTTTTATTGGCTGTGACAAATGAGCCAAAATACTCTTGCAGAAGTGATTGCTTAATTGAACCACTTCATGGAAaattgttttgggtgttttcattgtgttcttttggcatttttgtgatgatggaggacatgtataaagaaaattaagcttagaaCTGTGTTTCTCTATattaattcaaatcattgtgaatcaagagcagacaaagaaaatgcagttggaaaaaagcttttaggtgtgacatagaagctacaattggattattagatccatgtacgtctttgttttccccgtctgagctgacatctggcacAAAAcagtacagctggatggcttcAATATTACTAgtcatttttgttggactgataatgttaggttgggggggtgTAGGCTAGCGGgggggagagcatgtaaacaaatggatgatgggaagtgcgGGCGTGCTTACTCTATTGCAACAGTCCCGTCGACAACAGAGAAACGATTTTCTAATTAACTGCTGCcggtcctagaaaacaacacagttctattcatttgggctaaaaacagcaggatcataataaaaaagtcatctgCTGTTaatgacacattttcattttaactattGTTTTCTCTCCAGCCAACCTTTTCCTTCTTATCTCATCCATCGTGGGCTCGAAGATGGCGGGTCCTCACACTCAGTTTGTGCAGAGCTTCATAGAGGAGTGTGTGGAGTGCCTGGAGCAGGGAAGCCGTGGGAGCATCCTTCAGTTCATGCCTTTCACAATGGTTAGTAATGAGCTGGGAGTCATAGATGAGAAAGACTGTCTGTCTGGGAGGTGAATCAGGGAGGTGAAAGGGCTGGGTGGGAGTGTAAGTAGCATGCTGGAAAAATGTATGCACCACATTTTCCTTCTTATCTAACTGTTCTGCTCACAGACTTTTTGTAATATAATACCTTAAGATTACAACATTATTGAAATCCCTGAGTTTTTAGGTAATTCATGAATGTGCCACGGactcattttttccttttgttcacTCAAACAGGACTTTTTAGAGCAAAAGTCAACTGTGTTTTAATAATGGATTAAGAACACAACGCTGTTAGAATCCAAatatacaaaaacatgtttttctttctttctttactcAGGTTTCTGAGCTGGTGAAGCTGCCTGCTCTGGCCAATCCTAAAGTGGTCCTGGCCATCACTGACCTGACTCTGCCTCTGGGAAGGAGAGTGGCAGCCAAAGCCATCTCCGCTTTGTGAACACTTAAGTTTAGCTCCCTCCAAACAatgaaatgtaacaaaaaagaaTATTGATGGAGGAAAGATCTTTCCTTAAtcctgttttgacttttgtatctgttttatacttaaaaatgtgtataaatttagtataaaaagaaaaaccgaCTGGCCttcagtttgtgtgtttataCAAACGATGTAACACCTGACGTCTGCTGTGATCAACACTTGTGAACAATCACAAGCCGCATCACATGACCGTATAAAGGAGAAGCGTCCTCTGAGTTGACGCCGGTGGTCATCAGGCGCTTGCGACATTTACTTGAGGGTTGCCATCTGACATTGCAAAATGAGAGTCTGTTTCACTTTTAGCTTCACTTCTTCATTACTGCACAAACCCCAAAGGAATTTTTGACGCTGCTTATTTGAAGAGTCACTATTTGTAAGCAGGAGCCATTTCTTGTTCAGTGTCAAAAAGCAGGAATACTTCTTTTGATAAGATGAAGCAGAACAAAGCCAGCGCTTCTCTTGCGCACTACATCTTGTTTCTTTCACACAAATAAAACTTCTCAAGTAACCATTCCAAAAAAGTCGCATCTACTAACCTACCAGGAGATTCATTGGTTCAGAAAAGACCTCAAGTTAGCACTAATCATGATGCATATTCTAAATGTCTTATATACAGCAGCAAACCTTAGGAAATTCCCTTTATCATCATGACAcaatttcctttcttttttttcggggactccggcttcctcccacctttTCAAAGACTAATTGGTCAGGTTTACTAAttaatgtgagtgtgtatggatgtgtgattgtggccctgggtcagactggcgacctgttcaggatgtcccctgccttctcCGGCAGCcgtgtgaccccaaaagggacacaGGTTTAGACGATGAATGATCTCTAAAATATGACAGAAAGCCAACAAGATAAGCAGGAAGAACACGTGTTATTCCGTTAAAGATAAAAGCATCACTACAGCCGTGAAGGTGAttcaaaaagctttattttaaatgtttaaaactccAAATACAATAATCTAAAGGTTTTGAAACAAGTGTGTAAATCTCTGTACCATGCTCTTTGGTTGCGCCACATTCTGCAGCTGAAAGAAACAGTTACCAACATCTGCTTTGAGTCTTCGTCCAAAGATGTTAATTTATCAAACACTCCAAGGTTCCTGGGTCATCTGAGGGAGGTTTGGATGATGCAAACTCTCACACAATCAGCTACTAGATAGTTTGTTAGTTACTTTAACAATTTAAACCAGAAAGTTTATTAATTacattaaagttataaaacaatAGGTTATGTTTATGCTGTTAATGCTTTAAGTATATCAATAAACTCACATCAAATTTccctttaaaaatattgtaagAAATTGAAAATGATGTAAATACATCATATGGCTGCTACAGTTGAAGCAAACTACAGGTATACTTAGTATTACTCTGACATTTTtatcattgacttaaaaaaagttgttaatttttaactaagtttatttattatctggtggtttttttcccccttttgtggaatcaataaagttctattctattctaaaacaacaaaatcatgGGGACAGTTCTTAACAAGAGTGGCATAACTACGATCTCTGCTGACTTTGgccttctgtttttcctttatttgtcTCATCTGTACAGTTCTTGGAGTTATCAAAAATaagttaaagaaataaatactttatataaataaactcataaatacaaaaataaattattaataaatattccTAACAGATTTGtacttgaatattttttaaagttcaagaTTTTCACGTGACCGAACAGTGGAGTGTGAATGGTCAATAttcagcctcctcctccagaGGATTCTGCTCCAGGCTTCTAAGGCAGCGGTCCATGTCTTGCTCAAagccctgcagctgcaccaGGATCAGGTGTATTGCCACCTGGACTTCATAACTGCCTCGCAGGTCCAAGGCCAGTCCAAGAGTCGGATTGGGCTTTGACACGCCTTCCCTTTGGGCCAATTTTAGCATctgcaaaacacacaaatggGTTTCACCAAAGTTCCACAGCCAAACTgcattttcccccccaaaaaattgagaaaaagtACCCCACCTTTAAAACCTGAACTGACAGGTCGTTGAGATCATGTGTCAGATCTATCACCATATCTTTGACTTCCAGGCGAGGTAAGACATGATTCAGCAAGTCTTTGTGCAGCTGCAGGCCCTCAAGCATGTGCCTTAACATGGtattctgaaaagaaaaaaagaaagagaaaattaGTATGATCTTAAATAGATCATCTTTTAGTCTATTTATTCAGAGGCAGATGCTTACCAGAGTGAAGTTATCTGAAAGGGCACTCAGGGCAGGAGCTGAAGGTATCCCGATAGTGGACGCCAGTGTGACAAGCTTGTAATTTTCAGAGGAATTGAGCCTTAATGTCTGCAGATAAGAGAGGGTTGGGTTGGTTTGGATGGTTTGGATTTTAAGCCCAGAAAGAATACATACTGCTGCATAATTAACCTTCTTGGTGCAGAATACATTGCTTAATTCAACATGTAGGGCATTAATAAGTAATGCCATATCGATAtcacataattttttttgtcagtagATGTAGGGGAAACCTCTTTGAAGAAGTCTCTTTAAGAATTAAATATGGAGACTAGTTTGAAGGTCAGGTACATGACGTACTGGTACCAAAGACAAAACTATAAAACACCTAATATGGTTTGAAACCACAGGCAATAATAGTACTCGTTTAAAAAATGTCTACTGCTGATCCTCCAGATTTGGTTATGACGCAGTAGAATCAGATCTCCACTTAGTGTGCTGCCTCTTACCTCAACGTTGACGCACGATCGGTGCGCGCCTGGAATCGACTGTAAGATTTTGTGCGTGAGGCTGCTGCTGTCTTTTAGGATTTCCTGAAACTGCGGGTTCCCAACAAGTGCGCTTTTTTCCGGTATAGGTGCGCCGCGGGTGGTGGTGGCCATGGAGAAGGCGAAAACTGCAACAGGAAGATCAGAAACTGTCAGAACCTGACGACAGCCTGGAAGCAGAACGAAGCCTGCGCTTCTCTTGCGCACTGCGGGGTCGGGGGTGTTCCCCCTCCTTGCGTAAAAACCGACGCTGCTGTCATTAAGAATACTTGTGAAGCGCGAGCCAAGTCGGAGTGTTGTTAACGCCGTCTGAACATTTGAGCACATGTATTCAAGCATTACGCATGCAAATCACCACGACTTCTTGTTTCTTTCACACAAATAAAACTTCGCAACTTCTCAAGTAACCATTCCAAAAAAGTCACATCTACTCACCTATCAGGAGATGCATTGGTTCAGAAAAGACCTCAAGTTAGCACTAATCATGATCCATATCCTAAATGACTTATATACAGCAGCAAACCTTAGGAAATTCCCTTTATCATCATGACacaatttcctttattttttccgGGGACTCCGGTTGCCTCCCACAGTTTCATGGATCAATTGGTTAGGTTTAGTAATTGATGcgagtgtgtgtggatgtgtgattgCGGCCCTCTGTCTAAAATATGACAGAAAACCAACACGATAAGCAGGAAGAACATATGTTATTCTGTGAAAAGATAAAAGCATCACTGCAGTTGTGAACAATCTAAAGGTACTAGATAGTTTATTAGTGACTTTATCAATTTAAATCAGAAAGGTAATtcattacattaaaataaaaaaaaggttatatttATGCTGTTAATGCTTTAAGGATCTCAATGAACTCACATCAAATTTCCCTTTAAAATGATTgtaagaaattgaaaaaaatgtataagaaATCGTTGCTTGAAGCAAACTACAGGTATACTTAGTATTACTTAGTATTTAGTATTACTAAATTACAAAATCATGGGGAAGATTATTAAGTAGGGTGGCACAACTACAGTCTAtttccatatttaaaaaaacatactttaagaatattgtaaaaaaaaaaaaagtcccaataATTCCACAAATCCAATAATCCCAATTTTTCCTTAACAAGGTCGCACTGCACTGTCTTAATTTGACTCTAGTTTATGAATGAGTGTATGGTCAGTTTTGAGGAAACAGGTATTTCCTctgacaacaaaaaaggaaattaaaattgAAAGTACTGAAAACCATTGAAAGCTCACTGATTTGGGCATTACAGGGTTTTTGACGGTCACCGTGCCCTAAGATTGCATTTTGGTTGGAGGAAAAGTGTAATAAATTAATTTGTCATCATGATAGGTTTGCTTTGAgataacagaaagaaataataaatagaGCGATTGATGCC encodes the following:
- the LOC101170625 gene encoding uncharacterized protein LOC101170625 isoform X2, which produces MHLLIVFAFSMATTTRGAPIPEKSALVGNPQFQEILKDSSSLTHKILQSIPGAHRSCVNVETLRLNSSENYKLVTLASTIGIPSAPALSALSDNFTLNTMLRHMLEGLQLHKDLLNHVLPRLEVKDMVIDLTHDLNDLSVQVLKMLKLAQREGVSKPNPTLGLALDLRGSYEVQVAIHLILVQLQGFEQDMDRCLRSLEQNPLEEEAEY
- the LOC101170625 gene encoding uncharacterized protein LOC101170625 isoform X1; this encodes MLEYMCSNVQTALTTLRLGSRFTSILNDSSVGFYARRGNTPDPAVRKRSAGFVLLPGCRQVLTVSDLPVAVFAFSMATTTRGAPIPEKSALVGNPQFQEILKDSSSLTHKILQSIPGAHRSCVNVETLRLNSSENYKLVTLASTIGIPSAPALSALSDNFTLNTMLRHMLEGLQLHKDLLNHVLPRLEVKDMVIDLTHDLNDLSVQVLKMLKLAQREGVSKPNPTLGLALDLRGSYEVQVAIHLILVQLQGFEQDMDRCLRSLEQNPLEEEAEY